A single region of the Dehalococcoidia bacterium genome encodes:
- a CDS encoding acyl-CoA dehydrogenase family protein, producing MNITFTQQEEGFRQEIRDFLKEELPEEWDPLGKPGQSAEEQQAFSRGMSRRLADKGWLTLAWPEEYGGQGRSIMEQVIYNEEMSYLNVPGTELGTGAISWVGPVLMLAGTDDQKREHLPPIANAERYWCTLYSEPGSGSDLASLQTSAVRDGDDFVLNGQKIWTSSAHFADWGWL from the coding sequence TTGAACATTACATTCACCCAACAGGAAGAGGGCTTCCGGCAGGAGATCCGCGACTTTCTCAAGGAAGAACTGCCCGAAGAATGGGATCCACTGGGGAAGCCGGGACAATCTGCGGAGGAGCAACAGGCGTTTTCGCGCGGCATGTCGAGGCGGCTGGCTGACAAGGGGTGGCTGACTCTCGCCTGGCCCGAAGAGTACGGTGGTCAGGGCCGGTCCATCATGGAGCAGGTCATCTACAACGAGGAGATGTCCTACCTGAACGTTCCCGGTACTGAGCTGGGGACTGGTGCCATCTCCTGGGTCGGACCGGTTCTGATGCTCGCCGGGACAGATGACCAGAAGAGGGAACACCTGCCGCCAATCGCCAACGCCGAGCGTTACTGGTGCACACTCTACAGCGAGCCGGGGTCGGGCTCTGACCTTGCTTCGCTTCAGACGTCGGCTGTTAGAGACGGCGACGATTTCGTGCTCAATGGTCAGAAGATATGGACGTCGAGCGCACACTTCGCTGACTGGGGCTGGCT